GTGCGGTGCCTTCATTGGAAATCCATATAGGAAAAGTAAATCGTATATACGTCAAACCTAGGGATGCTtctaaaagaaatataggagcGTGTCTCTGTGATCTTAAAAGCTGGCAAAGACATCTCGGACCTCAAGGACAGTGGGAAATAAAGTTGGAGGCTAAACTCATTCTGCTTTATACAAAGCACTTGGACTGTGTCCCTCAGCAAGGTGGCAGGAAGCATTCTACATCCGAGTCTCTGGCAAGCACTGGATACTTAGGGGCTTGAGTCCCTCTGCTCCAGCATCTTTCTGGGAGGTTTCTTGTGCTTGAAGTGGCTTAAAGATATCTAGAGTGGGGTTGGTCTGCACACTGCAGCGGCCCCAGGTGACAGTGCGTATCACTGTGATTCCAACAGCCCCGAAGCTGAGCCTGGAATGCAGAATCGATGTCCTCTTCCTGCTGGACAGTTCTGCAGGCACCACATTGGGGGGCTTCCGGAGGGCCAAGGCCTTTGTCAAGCGCTTTGTGCAGGCCGTGCTGAGGGAGGACTCCCGAGCCCGCGTTGGGATAGCCAGTTATGGCAGGAATCTAATGGTGGCGGTGCCCGTCGGGGAGTACCAGCATGTGCCGGACCTGATCAGGAGCCTTGACAGCATTCCCTTCAGCGGTGGCCCGACCCTAACCGGGAGTGCCTTGCTCCAGGTGGCAGAGCACGGCTTTGGGAGTGCCAGCAGGACTGGTCAGGACAGGCCACGCAGAGTAGTAGTTCTGCTCACTGAATCACGCTCCCAGGATGAGGTGTCTGGGCCAGCAGCTCACGCAAGGGCTCGGGAGCTACTCCTCCTGGGCGTGGGCAGTGAGATCCTGCAGGCGGAGCTGGTGAAGATCACCGGTAGCCCGAAGCATGTGATGGTCCACACAGACCCTCAGGACCTGTTCAGCCAAATCCCAGAGCTGCAGAGGAGGCTATGCAGCCAGCCACGGCCAGGTAAAACTCTGCAGCCTAACCTAGGGCTGGCTTGTCAGTAGACAggtccgtctgtctgtcttcttggcACCACCAGCCATTCTTTCCTTCAGTGCCTGTGCTGGGAACTAGGATCGGGGCCTGAGTGTAGAACTCTGTGGGGACTTCTTGTGAGGACCAGATAAGACAAGCCTAAGCAAGTACACTCAGCATGTCTAAGCGTGCACCTGATTATAGGTACTGTTACTAATCACACTTGATCATTGTTATTAGTCTTaaggagttctgagtcagagacGTGTATTCTtagaacacacacatgtacacatgcacacacacacttgttgcTGCACACTCGAACACAACCAAAGCGAACATGCTGTGATACCTTCTCTACTTCTCTGCTCATTCTGTTTCCTTTCCTATGAGGCTGAGCTTGTGAGCAGCACTCAGTGGGGAAATGGTAGCCCTGGGACTAAGCAGGGCCATGCAGCGGCTGGGCTAGTACCCGAGATGTCAGAGCTGGAACACATCGGTAAGAGGGCACTTCAGTGCTTCCCTGGGGAGCTAAGTGGAAGAGCCTCATGTGGGACTTAGCATCCCCAAACCGCGTTACTGGCGATGGTCCCCAGAGGTGAGAGTCCCCCTTCTGTAAAATGGTGATGAGGCTTGTCATGCCCCTTGTATCCTGTCCTCTAGGCCAGTCTCCTAtggcagatatatatatataacggACTTGCCAATTGCAGAGAGTTCCATTATGTATCCATCCATTAGGATAGGTCATTGTTGCATTTAACAAACCAAAATCGATACATTGTTACTTAGTACAGTCTACCTTTGCTCAGATTTCCTTAGCTTTTACTTGATGTCTTCCTGTTCCCAACGCCAGAAATTGCCCTCACAGGGGAGTTAGCAGGCCTGTCTCCCCAGGGGGTTGTGGCAGGTTCTCTATTTTCCTTGTGTCCAGTGTGGTTTTTAAAAGCTAACATTATCAGACCACCAGACCCTTTGACTCCGTATTTAAACCATCCCAGTGGCTCTCCATGTGGCTGAAAGAAACCCGAGCCCCTTCCACCAGCTTCTGAGTACTTCCTGTCTGGCTGCTGCTCTCGCACACACTGGAAGACTGAGGAAGCTGCCTCCCTGCTAAGAAGCATCCTGCCTGCCAGTTAGCTTCACCTCTCTCCTCCCCAGGGTTCCCTGAGCACCTTCCTAGTCACATCTTGTCTTGCTGTCCCTTTAGCCCCTTCTTTCCCATGGTGTTGCTGGCTCTATTCCACATTTGTGTTCATTTCCTACCCATATGTCCTAAATCACCACTCCATAGATGGCAGGTATCAGCCTATTTGATATAATAGCAGAGCCCTGTGCACAGTGGGCAGGCACTGCGTGATGTAAGGAGGCAGGCGAAAGTACAGCCGCACCTGCTGCTGTTAGGGCCTTCAAAATCCCATATGCTGGGTCCTTCTTTCAAAGATCAAAGGTGAGTGACCTGGCTTCGCATGGCTTCAGAGCTGCGGCCCAAGGTCACCATTTCTAAGCCagcaaggatttaaaaaaaagatgagggagggaggctgaggtCAAGCAGCTCCCACTGACACGTTAGAATTTATAGTTTCAAGCTTAGAAACTACATTCCCTTCGATTGGGACTACAGCACGGCCACCCCCTAGTGGCCATTCTCAGCAGGAAGCTGGGAATGTCATCAGGGCAGCCACTTGTATTCATGTCTATATTCTAAGGAAGGATGAAGTGTGATTGTAAGGAGGGTGGATGCTACATGGGCAGTCAGcacactggctggcctggactctGTCCAGCCCAGAACAGCCCTGCTGTACCAGCCAGATCTAGACAAGGGACCTATTTTGCTTGCTCCTCCAGGCTGCCAGGCACAGTCACTGGACCTGGTCTTCCTGTtggatgcctctgcctctgtgggaCGTGAGAACTTTGCCCAAATGCAGAGCTTCATCAGGAAATGCACCCTCCGGTTTGATGTGAATCCTGATGTGACACAGGTTGGCCTGGTGGTATATGGCAGCCGGGTGCAGACTGCCTTCGGGCTAGACACCCATCCCACCCGGGCTGCCGTGTTGCGGGCCATGAGCCAGGCTCCCTACCTAGGGGGTGTGGGTTCTGCTGGTACAGCCTTGCTGCACATTGAGGACAAGGTGATGACGGTCCAGAGGGGTGCCCGCCCCGGTGTCCCCAAGGCCGTGGTGATGCTCACAGGCGGGAGTGGGGCAGAAGATGCAGCTGTCCCTGCCCAGAAGCTGAGAGGCAATGGCATCTCAGTCTTGGTTATGAGCGTGGGAGCCGTCCTCAGGGAGGCAGTACGGAGGCTTGCCGGTCCACGCGACTCCCTGATCCATGTGGCAGCTTACACAGACCTTCCGTACCATCAGGACATGCTCATCGAGTGGCTATGTAGAGGTGAGTGGGGATAAGAACACATCTGTTAGGGCCCTCTTGAGACAGGACCTTTGCCTGACCTTCACACATGTTACTATAAGGAGGACAGCTCCCTAGTCCCCACTTGGCTGTGTGTGAGCTTATGAGCTAAACCCTACAACTCCACAAACTTCTCCAGTGTTACCGACCATGTGCTAAGCTGTTGCTGCAGGTCCATGGGTGACACTGAGAGGTTAACCCAGCCCCACAGACTGTAAGATTGAGCTGAGCTTGCTTAGAACAGGGGTTTTGGGTCTGACCCAGACCTGGGCACATTCTCCTTTGTAGAAGCCAGGCTGCCAGTCAACCTCTGCAAGCCGAGCCCATGCATGAATGAAGGCACCTGTGTCCTGAAGAACGGCAGTTACCGATGCGAGTGCCGGGGTGGCTGGGAAGGCCCCCACTGTGAGAACCGTGAGTGGATCCCTACTGTTCAAGCACAGATGGGGGTGGTCTCCTTAGTCCTGCTGAGTTCTACAGACTCAGCAGGAGGCAGGTTGGGttatttaatcatttattcaCTCCCCTATGAAACACTTGGAAGGGTCTTACATATCTCAgaccgtttttgtttgttttgttttgtttagagtaGGAGATACAGGCTGATGGATAAGAGAGATAATCTGCCCTTATGAAGCTTCCATTTTAGGGAGGAGACAGAGTGAGCAGTGTAACAGTATAGAGCATTAGAATGTCACTATTGCAATACCATTACTATTGGGACTATTAGAATGTTACATTGGGAGTTCCGTGCATTGCAAATAGCCATGACAGCGGGGAGGTGGGCCTTGGTTAGCAACATAACACTGCACCAGTAACAGTGTCACAGGATGTGAGGCCAGAGATGTGTAGATGGGTAGACACATTATGGCAGCTAGTGGCCATTCTTTCTTGAATATCTGTAGTGACTGAGCGGAACAGCCTGCTGGAGGGGGGTGAGATAATAGGGCTTTGGGAAGAAAGTTGCTTTAAGGAGACACAAGTAACAGACTGGGGCCTCCTTAGATCAGGCAGAAATCAAGACAAGAAGACATGGCTTTTCAGCCCTTGGTACACACTGGCTTCCAGTGGCCaaggaggaggtgggggcaggTGGGTGGGAAACTGATCTGATACCTTTCACTTGGGGATGGACTTGTAAAAAGGACACAAAGTAGCTACCTGCTGAGGCGAAGACTCAGACACCCTCAGAATTCACTTTCCTTCCTAGGCATCTTGAGAGGAGATGCCCCCATGGCACGTAGCTTCCACCAAGAGCCTGCAGGACTACAAGGGCCAACCCCCTCGCAGCAAGCTCCCAAGCATCTTAGAATCGGAAAGGCCCTGTCCTCCGCCAAGTAAATCTCCCGGGGGCCCTGGAGCATCAGCTTCCAGCTCTGCCACAGGGGACACTGCTTGGGACAGTAGCAGCTGTCGCTATGGTGATGTTGGGAACGACTACTGCGTCAGCATTTATCCCCTGAATCCGTTTGTACCTTGCTGAGGTAAGCTGCCTGTCATTTTTCCTGAGGATAAGAGGCAGGCCAGAGAGATCTGACGACCTGCTTGAGGGTCATCACAGATGCTAGACAGATGTTCCTGAGGTGGTAGCGCTTTGAAGAAGACTCTGTCAGAGCTCACCGCCTGGTGATTGGTGCAAAAAGTGGG
This genomic stretch from Mus musculus strain C57BL/6J chromosome 19, GRCm38.p6 C57BL/6J harbors:
- the Vwa2 gene encoding von Willebrand factor A domain-containing protein 2 isoform X2, with amino-acid sequence MATLGPSGPSQKPWIMMASILIPQREHSNMDPLDPIGTGPTKVFQLHGVPPLSIRCESFAAFPTRWCPCDSQPCQNGGTCIPEGVDRYHCLCPLAFGGEVNCAPKLSLECRIDVLFLLDSSAGTTLGGFRRAKAFVKRFVQAVLREDSRARVGIASYGRNLMVAVPVGEYQHVPDLIRSLDSIPFSGGPTLTGSALLQVAEHGFGSASRTGQDRPRRVVVLLTESRSQDEVSGPAAHARARELLLLGVGSEILQAELVKITGSPKHVMVHTDPQDLFSQIPELQRRLCSQPRPGCQAQSLDLVFLLDASASVGRENFAQMQSFIRKCTLRFDVNPDVTQVGLVVYGSRVQTAFGLDTHPTRAAVLRAMSQAPYLGGVGSAGTALLHIEDKVMTVQRGARPGVPKAVVMLTGGSGAEDAAVPAQKLRGNGISVLVMSVGAVLREAVRRLAGPRDSLIHVAAYTDLPYHQDMLIEWLCREARLPVNLCKPSPCMNEGTCVLKNGSYRCECRGGWEGPHCENRILRGDAPMARSFHQEPAGLQGPTPSQQAPKHLRIGKALSSAK
- the Vwa2 gene encoding von Willebrand factor A domain-containing protein 2 precursor; translation: MPPLLLLPAIYMLLFFRVSPTISLQEVHVNRETMGKIAVASKLMWCSAAVDILFLLDGSHSIGKGSFERSKRFAIAACDALDISPGRVRVGALQFGSTPHLEFPLDSFSTRQEVKESIKGIVFKGGRTETGLALKRLSRGFPGGRNGSVPQILIIVTDGKSQGPVALPAKQLRERGIVVFAVGVRFPRWDELLTLASEPKDRHVLLAEQVEDATNGLLSTLSSSALCTTADPDCRVEPHPCERRTLETVRELAGNALCWRGSRQADTVLALPCPFYSWKRVFQTHPANCYRTICPGPCDSQPCQNGGTCIPEGVDRYHCLCPLAFGGEVNCAPKLSLECRIDVLFLLDSSAGTTLGGFRRAKAFVKRFVQAVLREDSRARVGIASYGRNLMVAVPVGEYQHVPDLIRSLDSIPFSGGPTLTGSALLQVAEHGFGSASRTGQDRPRRVVVLLTESRSQDEVSGPAAHARARELLLLGVGSEILQAELVKITGSPKHVMVHTDPQDLFSQIPELQRRLCSQPRPGCQAQSLDLVFLLDASASVGRENFAQMQSFIRKCTLRFDVNPDVTQVGLVVYGSRVQTAFGLDTHPTRAAVLRAMSQAPYLGGVGSAGTALLHIEDKVMTVQRGARPGVPKAVVMLTGGSGAEDAAVPAQKLRGNGISVLVMSVGAVLREAVRRLAGPRDSLIHVAAYTDLPYHQDMLIEWLCREARLPVNLCKPSPCMNEGTCVLKNGSYRCECRGGWEGPHCENRILRGDAPMARSFHQEPAGLQGPTPSQQAPKHLRIGKALSSAK
- the Vwa2 gene encoding von Willebrand factor A domain-containing protein 2 isoform X1, with amino-acid sequence MLSALKNRWDELLTLASEPKDRHVLLAEQVEDATNGLLSTLSSSALCTTADPDCRVEPHPCERRTLETVRELAGNALCWRGSRQADTVLALPCPFYSWKRVFQTHPANCYRTICPGPCDSQPCQNGGTCIPEGVDRYHCLCPLAFGGEVNCAPKLSLECRIDVLFLLDSSAGTTLGGFRRAKAFVKRFVQAVLREDSRARVGIASYGRNLMVAVPVGEYQHVPDLIRSLDSIPFSGGPTLTGSALLQVAEHGFGSASRTGQDRPRRVVVLLTESRSQDEVSGPAAHARARELLLLGVGSEILQAELVKITGSPKHVMVHTDPQDLFSQIPELQRRLCSQPRPGCQAQSLDLVFLLDASASVGRENFAQMQSFIRKCTLRFDVNPDVTQVGLVVYGSRVQTAFGLDTHPTRAAVLRAMSQAPYLGGVGSAGTALLHIEDKVMTVQRGARPGVPKAVVMLTGGSGAEDAAVPAQKLRGNGISVLVMSVGAVLREAVRRLAGPRDSLIHVAAYTDLPYHQDMLIEWLCREARLPVNLCKPSPCMNEGTCVLKNGSYRCECRGGWEGPHCENRILRGDAPMARSFHQEPAGLQGPTPSQQAPKHLRIGKALSSAK